One Triticum dicoccoides isolate Atlit2015 ecotype Zavitan chromosome 5B, WEW_v2.0, whole genome shotgun sequence genomic window carries:
- the LOC119307608 gene encoding F-box/LRR-repeat protein At2g29930-like isoform X1 produces the protein MEARGPIPKRTKFTASKIQEVLPSREALEAPGHRPPPSAHNQQPPPGVGEDEESSDRISNLPDAILGEIVSRLPTNQGARTQILAPRWRHIWSSAPLSIDCEGLPADNEVLAGIVSRTVSSHPPPCRRFCVPSCFLGDRASTVDKWLRTPALDNLQELEFWFKPYYRPQPLQHPPPSSMFRFSATLCVATIGNFNLPDSIVQGLHFPLLKQLGLELVSISECSLHSLIASCPALEYLLISHGFGFRCLRINSLTLRSFAVKNYRKGNDQLKELIVENAPCLQRKNKTMCTCRWPNFAYDA, from the exons ATGGAAGCGCGCGGTCCTATTCCGAAGAGGACGAAATTTACGGCGTCCAAGATCCAAGAGGTGCTGCCGTCCCGGGAGGCTTTGGAAGCCCCCGGCCACAGACCACCCCCCTCCGCCCACAACCAACAACCGCCGCCCGGAGTGGGTGAGGATGAAGAAAGCTCCGACCGCATCAGCAACCTCCCCGACGCCATCCTCGGCGAGATCGTGTCCCGCCTCCCCACCAACCAAGGCGCCCGCACCCAGATCCTCGCGCCCCGGTGGCGCCACATCTGGAGCTCTGCGCCTCTTAGCATCGACTGCGAAGGCCTCCCCGCCGATAACGAGGTACTCGCTGGCATCGTCTCGCGTACGGTTTCATCGCATCCGCCCCCCTGCCGCCGCTTCTGCGTCCCCTCGTGCTTCCTCGGCGACCGAGCTTCTACGGTGGACAAATGGCTCCGAACCCCCGCTCTGGACAACCTCCAGGAGCTTGAGTTCTGGTTCAAGCCATACTATCGACCGCAGCCGCTGCAGCATCCCCCACCATCGTCCATGTTCCGCTTCTCGGCCACGCTCTGTGTTGCCACCATCGGAAACTTCAACCTTCCGGACAGCATAGTCCAAGGGCTTCACTTCCCCCTGCTTAAGCAGCTCGGACTTGAACTTGTCAGCATCTCGGAGTGCTCGCTGCACAGCTTGATTGCCAGTTGCCCTGCTTTGGAGTACTTGCTGATTAGCCATGGATTCGGCTTTCGCTGCCTCAGGATCAACTCCCTTACCCTTAGAAGCTTTGCTGTCAAGAACTATCGGAAAGGCAATGACCAGTTAAAGGAACTCATTGTCGAGAATGCACCTTGCCTTCAAAG GAAAAATAAAACCATGTGCACTTGTCGTTGGCCTAATTTTGCCTATGATGCTTGA
- the LOC119307608 gene encoding F-box/LRR-repeat protein At2g29930-like isoform X2, whose product MEARGPIPKRTKFTASKIQEVLPSREALEAPGHRPPPSAHNQQPPPGVGEDEESSDRISNLPDAILGEIVSRLPTNQGARTQILAPRWRHIWSSAPLSIDCEGLPADNEVLAGIVSRTVSSHPPPCRRFCVPSCFLGDRASTVDKWLRTPALDNLQELEFWFKPYYRPQPLQHPPPSSMFRFSATLCVATIGNFNLPDSIVQGLHFPLLKQLGLELVSISECSLHSLIASCPALEYLLISHGFGFRCLRINSLTLRSFAVKNYRKGNDQLKELIVENAPCLQRLLHLDFDYGYSGLAC is encoded by the exons ATGGAAGCGCGCGGTCCTATTCCGAAGAGGACGAAATTTACGGCGTCCAAGATCCAAGAGGTGCTGCCGTCCCGGGAGGCTTTGGAAGCCCCCGGCCACAGACCACCCCCCTCCGCCCACAACCAACAACCGCCGCCCGGAGTGGGTGAGGATGAAGAAAGCTCCGACCGCATCAGCAACCTCCCCGACGCCATCCTCGGCGAGATCGTGTCCCGCCTCCCCACCAACCAAGGCGCCCGCACCCAGATCCTCGCGCCCCGGTGGCGCCACATCTGGAGCTCTGCGCCTCTTAGCATCGACTGCGAAGGCCTCCCCGCCGATAACGAGGTACTCGCTGGCATCGTCTCGCGTACGGTTTCATCGCATCCGCCCCCCTGCCGCCGCTTCTGCGTCCCCTCGTGCTTCCTCGGCGACCGAGCTTCTACGGTGGACAAATGGCTCCGAACCCCCGCTCTGGACAACCTCCAGGAGCTTGAGTTCTGGTTCAAGCCATACTATCGACCGCAGCCGCTGCAGCATCCCCCACCATCGTCCATGTTCCGCTTCTCGGCCACGCTCTGTGTTGCCACCATCGGAAACTTCAACCTTCCGGACAGCATAGTCCAAGGGCTTCACTTCCCCCTGCTTAAGCAGCTCGGACTTGAACTTGTCAGCATCTCGGAGTGCTCGCTGCACAGCTTGATTGCCAGTTGCCCTGCTTTGGAGTACTTGCTGATTAGCCATGGATTCGGCTTTCGCTGCCTCAGGATCAACTCCCTTACCCTTAGAAGCTTTGCTGTCAAGAACTATCGGAAAGGCAATGACCAGTTAAAGGAACTCATTGTCGAGAATGCACCTTGCCTTCAAAGGTTGCTCCATCTTGATTTTGACTATGGTTATTCAG GGCTTGCGTGTTGA